Proteins encoded in a region of the Methylobacterium radiotolerans JCM 2831 genome:
- a CDS encoding TadE/TadG family type IV pilus assembly protein — protein MLSGRPRACLIRLIGDREGVSAIEFSVIAPILLLILMGSIELPRAYMIGKRLDNAAATMADLISRGSYADLKPVFAATGAISNPYDVSRASIVLTAAGTYSDGSVATTKVCSSAESNGQARTAGSSLGAPPAGMTRNGDRFVVSEVTMTYHPIFPVLSNLTRWTFRYKKIWPVRGGEIYNGQSEVVLPGGKPCPA, from the coding sequence GTGCTGAGCGGCCGTCCGCGCGCCTGCCTGATCCGCCTGATCGGCGACCGGGAGGGCGTCAGCGCGATCGAGTTCAGCGTGATCGCCCCGATCCTGCTGCTGATCCTCATGGGGTCGATCGAGCTGCCCCGCGCCTACATGATCGGGAAGCGGCTCGACAACGCGGCCGCCACGATGGCCGACCTGATTTCCCGCGGCAGCTACGCCGACCTCAAGCCGGTCTTCGCCGCGACGGGCGCGATCTCCAACCCCTACGACGTGAGCCGGGCGAGCATCGTGCTGACGGCGGCGGGCACCTACAGCGACGGCAGCGTGGCGACGACCAAGGTCTGCTCAAGCGCCGAGTCCAACGGACAGGCCCGCACGGCGGGCTCCTCGCTCGGCGCACCGCCCGCCGGGATGACCCGGAACGGCGACCGCTTCGTCGTGTCGGAAGTCACGATGACCTACCACCCGATCTTCCCGGTCCTCTCGAACCTGACCCGGTGGACCTTCCGGTACAAGAAGATCTGGCCGGTGCGCGGCGGCGAGATCTACAACGGGCAGAGCGAGGTGGTTCTGCCCGGGGGCAAACCCTGCCCGGCCTGA
- a CDS encoding energy transducer TonB — MSPRAVISAAVVFGLTLSPGAAGARTAPGPAARAWLSDLVTRIDAVDRAGTRPGPDRGRGTVIVHVQIAADGAVQGAEIEESSGSPRLDERALRAVQGISPAPVPPAALLGEDGIVDLSIPVALGR, encoded by the coding sequence ATGTCGCCGCGCGCCGTGATCTCCGCTGCCGTCGTGTTCGGTCTGACCCTGTCGCCCGGGGCGGCCGGGGCGCGGACCGCCCCGGGACCCGCCGCGCGGGCCTGGCTCTCGGATCTCGTGACGCGGATCGATGCCGTGGACCGCGCCGGGACGCGGCCGGGTCCCGACCGGGGCCGCGGAACCGTGATCGTCCACGTGCAGATTGCCGCCGACGGGGCGGTGCAGGGCGCGGAGATCGAGGAGAGCTCGGGCTCGCCGAGACTCGACGAGCGCGCGCTCCGCGCCGTGCAGGGCATCAGCCCGGCGCCCGTGCCGCCGGCCGCACTCCTGGGTGAGGACGGGATCGTCGATCTCAGCATCCCGGTCGCGCTCGGCCGCTGA